In a single window of the Osmerus eperlanus chromosome 2, fOsmEpe2.1, whole genome shotgun sequence genome:
- the fahd1 gene encoding acylpyruvase FAHD1, mitochondrial, with translation MTTRNVSRFWEWGRKIICVGRNYADHAKELKNAVPTEPVLFLKTPSAYVREGSPILIPTYSSNLHHEVELGVVIGKGGTAISQSTAMEHIAGYALCLDMTARDIQDECKSKGLPWTLAKAFNTSCPISEFIPKERIPDPGNIKLWLKVNDQLRQNGCTSQMIFSIPYLISYISEIITLEEGDLILTGTPKGVSSVQEHDELEAGIDDVVSMTFKVDRVGY, from the coding sequence ATGACTACACGAAATGTTTCTCGGTTTTGGGAGTGGGGACGGAAAATAATATGTGTTGGTAGAAATTATGCGGACCACGCCAAAGAACTGAAGAATGCAGTCCCAACAGAGCCTGTGCTGTTCCTGAAGACCCCATCAGCATACGTGAGAGAAGGTTCCCCTATTCTGATACCTACATATTCCAGTAACCTGCACCATGAGGTCGAGTTAGGGGTTGTTATTGGTAAAGGGGGCACGGCAATATCTCAATCCACCGCTATGGAGCACATCGCCGGTTACGCGTTGTGCTTGGACATGACTGCCCGGGACATCCAGGACGAATGCAAGTCCAAAGGTTTACCCTGGACTCTGGCTAAAGCATTCAACACCTCCTGTCCCATTAGCGAATTTATCCCCAAAGAGCGGATTCCTGATCCAGGGAATATCAAGTTGTGGCTCAAAGTAAACGACCAGCTTCGTCAGAACGGCTGCACGTCCCAGATGATCTTCTCCATCCCCTACCTCATCAGCTACATAAGTGAGATCATCACCTTGGAGGAGGGTGATCTGATTTTAACAGGAACACCCAAAGGGGTCTCCAGCGTACAGGAGCATGATGAACTTGAGGCTGGCATTGATGACGTTGTCAGCATGACTTTTAAAGTTGACCGAGTAGGCTACTAG
- the hagh gene encoding hydroxyacylglutathione hydrolase, mitochondrial — MLFRSLIAGACTLGVIGATTTHTFAPLRVQAALLHTPILRKSLLVEQSNMKIELLPALTDNYMYLLIDEETKEAAIVDPVEPVKVLEAVKKHKVKLTTVLTTHHHWDHAGGNEKMLRLMPGLTVYGGDDRVDALSKKVSHSNTLKLGSLSVKCLFTPCHTTGHICYFVTKNNSTEPPAVFTGDTLFVAGCGKFFEGTAEQMYRALVDVLGRLPPETRVYCGHEYTVNNLKFARHVEPDNEVILKKLAWAKEKFSNGEPTIPSTVADEFSFNPFMRVKEKAVQDHTGQTDPIETMRSLRKEKDGFKVPKE; from the exons ATGTTATTCAGGTCACTGATAGCGGGTGCCTGCACTCTTGGCGTTATTGGAGCGACGACAACGCATACATTTG CTCCTTTGCGGGTCCAAGCAGCCCTTCTTCACACCCCCATTTTAAGAAAGTCTTTGCTGGTGGAGCAGAGCAACATGAAGATAGAATTGCTGCCTGCGCTCACTGACAACTACATGTACCTACTTATTGATGAGGAAACAAAAGAAGCAGCCATTGTTGACCCTGTGGAACCAGTTAAG GTTTTAGAAGCTGTCAAAAAGCACAAAGTGAAGCTCACAACAGTCCTGACCACCCATCACCATTG gGACCATGCAGGTGGCAATGAGAAGATGTTGAGATTGATGCCTGGGCTCACTGTGTATGGAGGAGATGACAGGGTGGACGCCCTTTCCAAGAAAGTCTCACACTCCAACACCTTAAAA CTTGGCTCTCTAAGTGTCAAGTGTTTGTTTACACCATGTCACACTACCGGTCACATTTGCTACTTTGTGACCAAGAACAACAGCACTGAACCTCCAGCTGTCTTCACAG GTGACACTCTGTTTGTGGCTGGCTGTGGGAAGTTCTTTGAGGGTACAGCAGAGCAGATGTACAGGGCGTTGGTGGATGTCCTGGGACGACTGCCTCCTGAAACG CGTGTCTACTGTGGTCATGAGTACACTGTCAACAATCTGAAGTTTGCCCGACACGTGGAGCCGGATAATGAAGTAATTTTGAAAAAGCTTGCATGGGCAAAG GAGAAATTCAGCAATGGAGAACCCACCATCCCATCCACAGTGGCAGATGAATTCTCATTCAACCCATTTATGCGCGTAAA AGAGAAGGCAGTACAAGACCATACTGGACAAACGGACCCTATCGAAACAATGAGAAGTCTCCGGAAAGAGAAAGATGGCTTCAAGGTTCCCAAGGAGTGA